CAAGGGCATGACCGAAGAACAGGCCCGCGCCGCCCTCAAGGATAACGTGACCCTCGCTACCATGATGTTGAAGATGGGTGAAGTGGACGGTCTCGTTTCCGGTGCCATCCATTCTACCGCAGACACTCTCCGCCCGGCCCTCCAGATCATCAAGTGCGCTCCCGGCGTCAAGTCCGTCAGCTCCGTGTTCTTCATGTGCCTGCCCGGTCAGACTTACGTCTATGGCGACTGCGCCATCAACCTGAACCCCACCGCCGAAGAACTGGCCGGCATCGCCCTCCAGTGCGACGATACCGCAAAGGCTTTCGGCCTTCCCAGCCGTGTGGCCATGCTCTCCTACAGCACCATCAATTCCGGTAAGGGTCCCGACGCTGACCTGGTGAAGGAAGCTACCGCCATCGCCAAGGCTGCCCGCCCCGACATGGCTCTGGATGGCCCGCTGCAGTATGACGCCGCCACCACTCCCAGCGTTGGCTCCCTGAAGGCTCCGGGTTCCGCTGTGGCTGGCAAGGCAACCGTGTTCGTGTTCCCCGACCTGTCTGCCGGTAACATCGGCTACAAGGCCGTGCAGCGTTCTGCCCGTGGCACCATCGCCATCGGTCCCATGCTCCAGGGCCTCGCCAAGCCGGTGAACGACCTGTCCCGTGGCGCCCTGGTGGAAGACATCGTCTATACCATCGCTCTGACTGCTGTTCAGGCCCAAGCTTAAAAGCTAGTTTGGCTAATGCAAAAAAGACTCGCTTGTCAGTAGGCGAGTCTTTTTTTAAGGAAAAATTTATGCAGGTTTACGCCTGTACGATTTTTCCGATTTTTTGATCCGAAGAGATAAAAAAATCGTATCTTCATTAAGGAAGAGAACAAGTTAACTAGAAGGACGAAAAATAAAAAAGGAGAACAAATGTCCACTGAAACAATCATCGCCATCGTTGGTGTGCTTGTCTTACTTTTCATCATCCTGTTCTTTGCCGCCTATATCAAGGCTGCACCGGATGAAGCCGTGATTGTATCTGGTATCCAGAAACAGCCTCGTGTTATCATTGGTCGCGCAGGTTTTTGCATTCCGTTCTTTGAACGTGCGGATCACCTGAGTTTGCAGCTTATTCCTATTGACGTGAAGACTCGTAATGCAGTCCCTACTTCTGATTACATCAATGTGGTTGTTGATGCTGTCGTGAACGTGAAGATTTCTGACGATCCTTCGAGGCTTAGGGCCTCTGCCCAGAACTTCTTGAACAAGAAGCCCGAACAGATCAAGGATATGGTGGTCGACGTTCTTGAAGGTAACATGCGTGAAATCGTGGGCCAGATGAAGCTGGTTGATATGGTGAGCGACCGTAAGCAGGTTTCTGAACGCGTCCTTGAAAATGCTATTCCGGATTTGGAAAAGCTGGGTATTATTGTGCAGACTTTCAATATCCAGAATTTTGCAGACAGCAATGGTGTTATCGAAAACTTGGGCGTAGACAAGACTGTGGCTATCCGCAAGGCAGCCGCCATTTCTAAGGCTAATGCTGAACGTGATATTAGTGTTGCCCAGTCTCAGGCCAAGAAGGAAGCTAACGATGCTGCTGTTGCCGCTGACCTGGAAATTGCTCAGAAGCAAAATGATCTGGCAGTGAAGAAGGCTAACCTGCAAAAGATTTCTGATACGGAACAGGCTATTGCTGATGCTGCCTATAAAATCCAGGAACAGAAGCAGCGTCGCGAAATTGAAATTGCCAATGCCGAAGCAAACATCGCTAAGCAGGAAAAGGAAATTGAAGTTCGCGAAAAGATGGTGGCTGTCCGCCAGAAGGAACTGGAAGCTGAAATTCAGAAGAAGGCCGAAGCTGAACGCCAGGCCATGATTCAGAAGTCTGAAGCCGACTTGTTCCAGCAACAGAAGGATGCTGAAGCAACCCGTTACACCGAGGAACAGCGCGCCGTGGCAATCACCAAGGTGGCAGAAGCAGAAAAGCAAAAGGCATTCGCTGAAGCAGCTGCTATCAAGGCCAAAGGTGAAGCTGAAGCAGACGCCGTGAAGGCCAAGGGTATTGCAGAAGCTGAAGCTCTGGACAAGAAGGCTGAAGCCATGAAGAAGTATGGTGAGGCCGCTCGTCAGGAAATGCAGCTGAAGACCTTGGAAAAATTCTTTGAACAGCTCCCTGCTGTGGCAAGCAACATCGCAAAGCCCATGGAAAAGATTGGAAGCATCACTATGTACGGCGAAGGCAATACCGCCAAGCTTACAGAAGATATTACCAAGACTCTTTCTCAGATCACCAACGGTCTTACCGATTCCGTAGGTATCGACTTGAAGACCATTGTGGGCAGCATGTTCGGTGCAAAGCTTGCAGGTGTGGGTGGTGTCAAGCAGATTGCTGAAGAAAAGAAAGATTCCGACAAGTAATCAAAAACGTTAAACACAAAACGCGACCTCATTGAGGTCGCGTTTCTTGTAGTTCATATTTTTTTACTTCTTGTCCAATCTTTCGTTGATCTTCTTCTGGAGTTCCTTCAGGTGCCAACGTCCACGTTTGTCTTCCAGGAAGTAGCTGGTACGAACGCCTCTTGCAAGGCCGCGGTCGATCAGGTCCAGGGCGTCGGCGTAACGCTTCTGGTCAAATCTCAAATCCGCCAGGAAGTAATAGTTGTACAGGTCCTTGGGGTTCTGCTGCAGGGCCATGGTCAGGTACTTGTCCGCCAGCTTCTTGTCGGGCCATGAAAGCACCAGGGGAACATAGGGCAGCATAAAGTGGGCCCTGCCTAGAATCTGCCAGTCTTCGGCTGCGGTAGAAACGTCGCGGACAATGTTGGCTACGCCGTCCTTCACAGAGGCGAGAGCTCCGCGTTCATTACCCCACATAGAAATGGCCGACGCGTACACATGGGCGATTTCCTTGTTCTTGGGGAATTGCCTGTAGGCGTTTTCGCTGATGGTCTTCAGGCTGTCCAGTTTCTGCTTACGCTTGCTCTTGTCGAAGTGAACGAATCGGAAACTGAAGAAAAGACTCTTGGTCAAACCTTCGGTCGCAGCCTCGAGAACGGAGGAGTCTGCCATGGCGGCACGATACTTCTCGATCATCAGGTTAGCATTCTTCTTGTCTGCTTTATCCCCATTGGCGCGTTCGGCGCGAGCGGTGAAACAGGAATCCGCGATACGCAAATCCTCTTTACCGTTGTAGCCGGCGTTGGCCACACCTGTAGAATCCGCGAAACCAAAGGTCGCAGAAATCGCAATCATCAGTAATGTGGCGAAGAACTTATTCATACCTTCCAGTTCTGCAGCAGCTTGTTCAGCTGGGCAATGCGGGATTTTTCTTCATCGGTGCCGTGGTAGGTCTTGAACAAGAGATACCGATACTCCATTAGAGCGGTGCGAATCAGAACTTTTTCTTCTTTCTTTAACATATACAGTTTGCGATATTGGGTAAGCGGGATTTGGGAACTTGCGTTCCCGTACCGCTAACTTTAAAAAGAATGGAATTACTTGTGGCCCTTGCCCTTGCCGGAGAAGTAGTCCTGCTGACGGGTCATACCGAGAACAGCGTGCCACAGGGTTCCGTTGGGGTTGATCTTCTTACGTTCGTTGACAGCATATTCGATAGGAACATGAGAGAACACATTGTTCATGCTGCCGACGACCATGTCGGTCTTACCGGCCATACCAGCGTGTACGGCGGCTTCAGCCAGCTGGAAGCAGAAGATGGCGTCGGTGCCCTTTGCCGGGGTGCTGCGGACCATGTAGCTGGGGTCGAAGTACTTGATGTTGATTTCCTTGCCCACGTTCTTGAAGTGTTCCTTGATCTTTCGGGTAAGGAATTCACCAATGTCGTTCTTCAGGATGTTGCCGCTGGCGTCCTTGCGTTCGGGCTGGTCGTTGAACAGTTCCTGGCCGGCGCCTTCGGCCACAGCGATCACGGCGTGAGTCTTGCCGTTGTCGTAGCGGCTTTCAAGAGCCTTGCAGAGACCTTCCAGAGTAAAGGGAACTTCGGGAACCAGGCAGATGTTCACCACGGTGGTGGCGAGTGCTGCGTATGCTGCGATGAAGCCGGAGTCGCGACCCATGAGTTTTACCAGGCCAAGACCGTTGAATGCACCGTTTGCTTCGTTATGGGCGCAGGTGATAACGTCGGTAGCACTGAGAACTGCTGTTTCGAAACCGAAGGTTCTGTCGATCAGGTTCAAGTCGTTATCAATAGTCTTGGGAATGCCGATAACGGAAATCGGCTGCTTACGCTTTTTAACTTCTTCGGCAATATCGTGGGCGCCGCGGAGGGTGCCGTCACCGCCGATACAGAAAAGCACGTTGATGTTGAGGCGCATCAAGGTGTCCACCATGACGGCTGCGTCCTGGTTACCGCGGGAGCTACCGAGAATGGTGCCGCCGTCTTCCTGGATGGCGTCAACCACATCCGGGTTCAGAACCTTGGGAGAATAACCGTACTGCGGGTTGAGACCGCGGTAACCGTAAGGGATACCGAAAATGTTGCGGACACCGTAATCAAACCACAGAGTCTGTACGAGGCCCTTGATCACGCTGTTGAGGCCGGGGCAGAGGCCGCCGCAGGTCACGATGCCTGCACGGGTCCAGGCCGGGTCGTGGAAAATGGTTTCGCGGGGGCCGGCAGCTTCCAGGCTGGGGACCGGGGTGTTGGTTTCGTAGAAGTGCTTCAGACGGTTTACGTCGGTAGTAAGGCTAACCTGTTCGCTATCAGAAGTGAACTGGATTCCCTTCATGGGGGACTTCAGAGTTCCCACGCCAACGGTTTCAATAGAAAGATCATATTCAGACGGATTCTGCAGAATATCTTCTTGAGTCATACTAGCATCCCTTTATGGTTGCTGGGTTATACAGCTTGCCCTTGTACTTAAAAAATACATAAAAGCGGAAGCCGCGACAAAAGGCTTGCTTTCTAGCACGGCTGAGCAGCAGTATTTTCTGCAAAAAATACATTATTAAGTTCGCAAAAAATGTTGCAAACTTAAGTTTTATCGGTAACAAATTATTTAACTAAAGGTCCAGCGGCGGGAAGTGAATCTTGGTGCGCAAACCGGGATTTGCGTTTTCCAGTTCGATCTTCAGGTTGGTCAGGGTGCAGAGCTTCTTGACCATGGAAAGACCGATACCTGTTCCACTTGTCTGGCGGGTCATTTCGTTTTCGACGCGGTAGAATTCCTGGAACACCTTCTTCATTTCGGAGGCAGGAATACCGGGGCCGAAGTCACGGACCGCAAGGTACATGTCAGTACCCTTGATGGCCAATTCGATATTGATCATCTTGTAGTCCGACTTCTTGCTGAACTTCAGGGAATTGTCCACCAGGTTCATCAGAATCTGCATAATGGCATCGCGGTCAATTAGCAATGCGATGTTGCTTGCATCCGTATCCGAAGAAACGGTCAGCTCGAAACCCTGCTTTTCTACGTTCTTGCTGTAGGTGGCGATAAAGTCGTCTAGCACAGCCTTGGGGCGTTCCCTGCGTAGCTGCACGTTCCAGCGGTTGCCATCCAGTTTTGAAAGGTTCAGCACATTCTGGATCAGTCGGGAAAGTCTGTCGGCTTCGCTGGCGATCTGGTTATAATACTTCTGTCGTTTCTCGTCGCTGACCACCCAGGAATTCTGCAGGAGTTCCGCATACATCTTGATGGCGGTAAGAGGCGTTTTCAGCTCGTGGGTAATTGCAGAAACGAAGTCCTGACGCTTGGTGGCCAGAGCCATCTTACTTTGGATGAAACGGTAGATGGTCCAGAGGGCGATTGCGATAAAGATCAGCAGGATGATTCCCGAAATCAGGGTGACCATGCTTCCGATGTTCGTCGCTTCGCTGGCGAACATAGAGAATCGAATGCTATCGTAGGGCTTGGCTAAGAAGAAGAACTTCTTCAGGTAATGGGAAGATGTTCTACGACCGATGGTAGAAATCGTCTGACCGTTCAGGGAAATTTCGATGGCGTAAGGGGAATAGACGTAGTCTTTTAGTTTGTCCTGAGCGATAAAGTTCAGGTAACGGAACATGTCTACGGCAAAACCCTGAATAACGGGCATCTTACCGATAAGGATTCGTCTGTAGAAGACGATCGTATCGTTAATGGCCCTTGCCTGGAAGTTGGAAATGTCGACGTTGGTATTTGCCCCGGAGAATGCCAGCAGGTCCGTCTGCAGAGTGGAGTCATCCTTCTGGGTTTCGGCGATATAGGTGATAGCTTCGTCTTCCGATGTGGTTTCCGTTCTCACGGGGAGGGCGAAGTCGGGCATTTCATCGTACAGCTGGTCGATGGTTTCCGTGGAGTCCATCATCTGGGTGGCTCGCTTGGGAAGACCGTTCTTGATGTCCAGGGTGTCCAGGAGGTGCTGAATCTGGTCGCGGGTCTTTTTACGTTCTTCGCGGTGGTCGAACAGCGCGTTGTCCCAGATGGACTTGCCGATAAGGGTTGTTGTATCCGGGTAGAACGGTGTAAGCAGATCTCCGTTATGGGAAATCTGGAAGTGACCAATCAAGCCTTTGGTACATTGATAGTTGGGGTCGTATTCGCAGAACGGACCGATGCGGTCGGGGAATACGAAAAAGTCAGAGAGCAGGCTTCCGCTTCCGCCAATGACGGCAATGGAGTTCAAGATGCCGTAGGCTTTATAGGAACGGCGGTTTTCCTGGTTCAGGTCCTGCAACAAGGCAAGTTCAAACGTGGAAAAGGCCTTCTGGATATCTTCCTGGACGTTGCGTTCGTTAAGGTCTCGAGCCTGACGGTAAGACTGCACGAATATGATCGTCAGCGGAACTGCGATAATCAGGAAAATGGAAATAAACACCAGGCGTTCCTTGATGACCGCCTGGTGCTTTTTAACGTATGAGAGAGCTTCTTTGAGACTTATCTTTCGCATTCGGGTGCAGAGCGCATCTGATAGCCTTCACCGCGGAAGGTCACCAGCAGTTTCGGGTGAGAAGGATCGTCTTCAATCTTCTTGCGGAGCTTGGTGATGTGGATGTCCACGGTACGGGTATCCACGGATTCAGCATTTTCGTAACCCCAGACCTTGCGGAGCAGTTCGGAACGGGGAACGGCGTGGTCGCGGTTAGTCCACAAGTATTCGAGAATTTCGATTTCCTTGCGGGTAAATGCCAGTTCTTCGTCACCGCGGGTACCGGTGTATTCGCGGAAGTTCACCTTGAGGTTACCGGCAACAAGCTTGCCTTCGTTTTCCATGCTCTGACGGCTACGGCGGAGCACTGCTTCGATACGGGCCAGGAGCATGGGAACAGAGAACGGCTTCGGAATATAGTCGTCAGCACCGAACTTGAGACCGTTGATGATGTCTTCGTCGGCATTCTTTGCAGAAAGGATGATGATGGGCAGGCTCTTGTCCTGTTCGCGGATCTTGTCGCAAACGGTAAAGCCGTCCATGCCCGGGAGCATCAGGTCCAGAAGTACAAGACCGTACTGGCCGGTCAGGGCTTCTGCGAGGCCGTCTTCGCCGTTGATTACGTGCTTGACGCGGTAGCCATTCAGCTCGCAGAGGTCGATGAGGCCTTCTGCGATGGCGATTTCGTCTTCGATAATGAGAATGTTTGTGCTGCTAGTATTCTGAGTCATCTATGTACCTAAAAAATTTGCCGAATTAGATTGCGAGGCCCACACCCACTTCAACGGTCATGTTACCCGGATCGACTTCGCTGGGATAGTCGCCGCCGAAGTAGTACTTGAAGTTGGCGTATGCGGCAATGGGGATGATAGGGAGCTTGGCGCGCATACCCACCAGCACGTGGCCGCCGATAGAGGTGTTGAGGCCTTCGTCAAGAGCCTTGTCCTGGATGTTGTGCTGTACGGTTTCACCCATGGTCTTTGCCTTTGCGTTGGCTTCCTGAATCTGCTGGTCTCTAGCTGCAGGATCGGTTTCTTTTGCTGCGCCCTTGTACAAATCTGCAAGTTCGCCAAGGTCGCCAACGACGTTTCCGACGATACCGGAGGTGAAGCTCTGGTTAAGCACGAAGGAGTTCATGTAATAGGTGATACCGCCGCCGATGTAGGGGCGGATAATGGGCAGGGAAGTAATGGGGTAAGTGATGGAGAGGTCGCCGTTCATGGCTACGAACTTGGGGTTGGCCTTGCCGAAGGGGGTGCCGCCCAGTTCAATTTCCAGGGGGATTTCCTGGGAAGAACCATCTACCGGGTTGTTCACGAAAAGGCTTGCGTCGTAAGAACCGAACTGGAAGTTGACGGTAGCTTCAACGTCGATAATGGGGAGAATGTCTACCCACAGCTTGAAACCGAAACCCTGCATGGTGCCGTCAAAGCCGCCGTGCTGCAGGCTGATACCGGTGTTGTCGTCAATTTTGGCGATGTCGGCAGGCTTGTCCATGCCCTTCATCTTGGTGCCAAAACCAGGTGCATAGTGACCACCGATACCGATAATTGCAAAAGACTGGGAGGCGAGCAAGGCGCCTGCTGCAATAAGAGCCTTAAAATTCATATCTACTCCTTAGAAAAGATTTTGGAATCAAACTAAATAATATTTTCCAAAAAGCAAACCGCAAATTGGCCGAAATGCCTTTTTTAGAGGCTTTTTTAGCGAATAGCGGGGATAATCAGGAATACTTTCTGTCCGCGGGCAACCTTCAGGTCCTTAAAGGTGTACTCTCCAGCGTATCCGCCGTTCATGCCGGTTGCCTTGACGGTCACGTTGTGGACGCCGGTTTCTACCGGGGTTCGGGACATATAAATGGAATTGGGCATAAAGAGACCGATGCGCAGGTCGGCCTGTTCCAGCTGGCTCTGGGCCACATCGGTGCCAAGACTTGTCACTAAATTCAGGAGGACGTTGTCCGTCTTCATGGCCTTCTTGGCCTGCTGTGCGGCAATGGTTCGAAGGGTCACGCGAACGGCGGTACGGGTAATGGTGGTAGGCGTTTCTTCCTTGATGTTCTTGTCCAGTTCGGCGTTCACATCCATAATTTTTTCCGGAGAAAATCTCTGGCCGTCCA
Above is a window of Fibrobacter sp. UWH6 DNA encoding:
- the pta gene encoding phosphate acetyltransferase: MNRVYLVASENMEAKIKEASEAVAAAGLKVATYKPAVNGAAAAAQIKADKTAVLMETIAADFLKQDFENVDLVVVEGAVGMSPVCAQAYNEALATALDSKIYSDNEDADLFCPKRLLHCPKCIARDLAEPAAERKTSQAMFRAGLLVKASKAAKRIVLPEGSEPRTVQAAVLAVERNIAVPVLVGAKSEIEATAKSVGVTLPASIEIIEPSEALAEKYVPTLVELRKSKGMTEEQARAALKDNVTLATMMLKMGEVDGLVSGAIHSTADTLRPALQIIKCAPGVKSVSSVFFMCLPGQTYVYGDCAINLNPTAEELAGIALQCDDTAKAFGLPSRVAMLSYSTINSGKGPDADLVKEATAIAKAARPDMALDGPLQYDAATTPSVGSLKAPGSAVAGKATVFVFPDLSAGNIGYKAVQRSARGTIAIGPMLQGLAKPVNDLSRGALVEDIVYTIALTAVQAQA
- a CDS encoding flotillin family protein, encoding MSTETIIAIVGVLVLLFIILFFAAYIKAAPDEAVIVSGIQKQPRVIIGRAGFCIPFFERADHLSLQLIPIDVKTRNAVPTSDYINVVVDAVVNVKISDDPSRLRASAQNFLNKKPEQIKDMVVDVLEGNMREIVGQMKLVDMVSDRKQVSERVLENAIPDLEKLGIIVQTFNIQNFADSNGVIENLGVDKTVAIRKAAAISKANAERDISVAQSQAKKEANDAAVAADLEIAQKQNDLAVKKANLQKISDTEQAIADAAYKIQEQKQRREIEIANAEANIAKQEKEIEVREKMVAVRQKELEAEIQKKAEAERQAMIQKSEADLFQQQKDAEATRYTEEQRAVAITKVAEAEKQKAFAEAAAIKAKGEAEADAVKAKGIAEAEALDKKAEAMKKYGEAARQEMQLKTLEKFFEQLPAVASNIAKPMEKIGSITMYGEGNTAKLTEDITKTLSQITNGLTDSVGIDLKTIVGSMFGAKLAGVGGVKQIAEEKKDSDK
- a CDS encoding ATP-dependent 6-phosphofructokinase, which produces MTQEDILQNPSEYDLSIETVGVGTLKSPMKGIQFTSDSEQVSLTTDVNRLKHFYETNTPVPSLEAAGPRETIFHDPAWTRAGIVTCGGLCPGLNSVIKGLVQTLWFDYGVRNIFGIPYGYRGLNPQYGYSPKVLNPDVVDAIQEDGGTILGSSRGNQDAAVMVDTLMRLNINVLFCIGGDGTLRGAHDIAEEVKKRKQPISVIGIPKTIDNDLNLIDRTFGFETAVLSATDVITCAHNEANGAFNGLGLVKLMGRDSGFIAAYAALATTVVNICLVPEVPFTLEGLCKALESRYDNGKTHAVIAVAEGAGQELFNDQPERKDASGNILKNDIGEFLTRKIKEHFKNVGKEINIKYFDPSYMVRSTPAKGTDAIFCFQLAEAAVHAGMAGKTDMVVGSMNNVFSHVPIEYAVNERKKINPNGTLWHAVLGMTRQQDYFSGKGKGHK
- a CDS encoding cell wall metabolism sensor histidine kinase WalK, with the translated sequence MRKISLKEALSYVKKHQAVIKERLVFISIFLIIAVPLTIIFVQSYRQARDLNERNVQEDIQKAFSTFELALLQDLNQENRRSYKAYGILNSIAVIGGSGSLLSDFFVFPDRIGPFCEYDPNYQCTKGLIGHFQISHNGDLLTPFYPDTTTLIGKSIWDNALFDHREERKKTRDQIQHLLDTLDIKNGLPKRATQMMDSTETIDQLYDEMPDFALPVRTETTSEDEAITYIAETQKDDSTLQTDLLAFSGANTNVDISNFQARAINDTIVFYRRILIGKMPVIQGFAVDMFRYLNFIAQDKLKDYVYSPYAIEISLNGQTISTIGRRTSSHYLKKFFFLAKPYDSIRFSMFASEATNIGSMVTLISGIILLIFIAIALWTIYRFIQSKMALATKRQDFVSAITHELKTPLTAIKMYAELLQNSWVVSDEKRQKYYNQIASEADRLSRLIQNVLNLSKLDGNRWNVQLRRERPKAVLDDFIATYSKNVEKQGFELTVSSDTDASNIALLIDRDAIMQILMNLVDNSLKFSKKSDYKMINIELAIKGTDMYLAVRDFGPGIPASEMKKVFQEFYRVENEMTRQTSGTGIGLSMVKKLCTLTNLKIELENANPGLRTKIHFPPLDL
- a CDS encoding response regulator transcription factor, yielding MTQNTSSTNILIIEDEIAIAEGLIDLCELNGYRVKHVINGEDGLAEALTGQYGLVLLDLMLPGMDGFTVCDKIREQDKSLPIIILSAKNADEDIINGLKFGADDYIPKPFSVPMLLARIEAVLRRSRQSMENEGKLVAGNLKVNFREYTGTRGDEELAFTRKEIEILEYLWTNRDHAVPRSELLRKVWGYENAESVDTRTVDIHITKLRKKIEDDPSHPKLLVTFRGEGYQMRSAPECER